TGGCCGCAGCGGAACGGCGTCTTGTCGGTGGTGATCACCGGCACCGGCTCGCGCCCTAACCGGATATAGACCGGGCCCTTGATTCTGGCCGTTTCCAGCGTGGCCTTGTATGCTTGGTTGGAATCGCACGGAACTATGAGCCGCATATTGGGCAGCACCCGCATCAACGCTATCTCTTCCAGCGCCTGGTGGGTGGCGCCGTCCGGACCCACCGAGAGTCCCCCGTGCGCCCCGTCCCAGGCCCGCCCGGCCAGAAAGACCCCGTAGGTGTTGACAAAAGGTATCTTCCCTGTTAAAGAAAGCCCCCCGGCCATGCCCAGCATGTTCTGCTCGGCGATGCCGATGTCGAAAAATCTCTGGGGGTATTTTTCCTGGAACCTGCCGGTTAAAGTGGATTTGGCCAGGTCGGCGTCCAGCACCACCACATTGGGATTGGTTTTGCCCAACTCCAGCAAAGCGTCGGCATAGCCAAAGCGGGTGGGCTTTTGCTCGATAATTTTAAAATTAAGGTCGGCAACCAAACGATATTTGTTTTTCTGTTTCATCTTATCCATGTTTTTTGACCCAACTCCCTGGGTCAAAACTGGGCCACCGCCAGCCGCAC
Above is a window of candidate division TA06 bacterium DNA encoding:
- a CDS encoding transketolase family protein, with translation MKQKNKYRLVADLNFKIIEQKPTRFGYADALLELGKTNPNVVVLDADLAKSTLTGRFQEKYPQRFFDIGIAEQNMLGMAGGLSLTGKIPFVNTYGVFLAGRAWDGAHGGLSVGPDGATHQALEEIALMRVLPNMRLIVPCDSNQAYKATLETARIKGPVYIRLGREPVPVITTDKTPFRCGQAQTYREGKDVTIFACGLLIYLSLVAAEKLAKKGISARVINLHTVKPIDKKAIIKAAKETGAIVTAEEHQLMAGFGSAISEVVSQNCPVPMEMVGVRDTFGESGQPWELLKKYHLMDGDIVKAVEKAIKRKKKI